The genomic window agTACGTCCATACTCcacagtataaataaaaagtatataagtatattatacgtattcttataagttatagactatagtttcGTTATCTAATTAAGTATAGAATAACCtgtgtaatataatgatagtagtcacaataatattatgtaggtacaatatacaaatgtgtaattattatagtatcaaaaatatttacctaattaaatatttcattttttaatcgaaTAAGTTGtcaatagattattattatacctaaataaaaagttattatatattttgttcatttcaGCAGgatgtatttagtattataatataatatctgtggtaaaataataagtaggtttACGAATTAtctcttttttttacatgtatataaacatagtaggtacaatacaaatttaattttaataagatttttattgcCCCCCCCCCTTTAAAAAATCCTGACTACGCcactactttatttttattttcatccacatactacatattttgtttctatttaCGAGTAGAgttcttttatttgttttgatgtatctccatttttttcttcactCATGAAAttgtaacattaaattaaaactacagAAACAGGGAAGCTTAATAAAGGTAAATTTGTTTAGCACATTTAGGTATCctcaaaaaaacaataaaaatcaaacaaaatctATCAATGCCTATCATGTTATGTTATGATTATAAcatcattacaatttttaaataaatattatttagtgaatCATTTAGGGAGTAGTCTAAAATTGCTAAATCCTCCTCAAtcgtaaatacctatacataacactgaatttaattaatagtttatagataaaaatacattacacgTATTTCACTCGtagataaattagatattgaaGGCATTgaacaataacaatacatataataatgaaaaaaatctcgcaacgtatttttaatattataaaaaatattatattgcactgGTTAATCACACCAAAggatctataatttataatataccaaagaATAAGGAATGCAAAGTcatggtatttataatataataataatatgttattgtttctcatgtaaacatttaaattgggtagaatataataaatactaataaaattcattcgcctaaatggtaataaaacaatgtacaatataaaaaatcattttttttttttgaataaaatacaagtaccaggcgtaaaaaaaattgaggcGAAAGTGAAGACATATACACAAAcacattatctatatattatgtgtttgtgCGTGTGAGTGGGTGTACGAGTGCTCGTTTACTGctctaaataattgtattttcttgtcgtatatgtatacttaaatctCGTGTCGGAGAATACGACAATAAATGTGATAGgtagcataaaaaatattatttaaactgagCGATCATCGCGGCGGCGTATAAAGTTAAACGGCCGGTCCGACCGAAGACCGTTTGGACGGCGTGGCGCTTCGTTGCTGTTTGGACGGTTCCGGTTCGGAAAACATCAGTACGCCGTAAACGATGTTCAGGGCGGACGCCACCGCGAAAACGGCGAACACCCACCAGCCGACGGCGGAGTGCACGTACGGATAGCACTTGATGACGGCGAACGCGACCGCGTACCCGAACGCTAGGGCCACGTGCTCGCCGGTCGCGTAACGTGGAACGGGCGAGTGGGGCACCAGGCCCACGCTGCTGGACATGGAGAACACGATCAGGCCCAGCAGCGGGATGAAGCTCAACAGCTGCGAGCCGAGCCGGTTGAGGAACAGCCGGCGGGCGAGGTTGTAGACGGCGATGACGACGCCGGCCGTCAGCGTGCCGGCCGCGGCGAGCGTGGCCGACGACTCCCGGTGGTTCATGGCCGTGGACACGAGGGCGCCGGCCACCAGGAACGCGGCCAGCACCGCGGCGATGAAGTGGCCGTTGAGCACGCGCACGCCCGAGTCGTCCACCAGTTGGGCGGCGTACGACACCAACACTAGCGGGCCGGACATCTGCTGGAGGGCCAGGTGCAGACCGAGCGCCATCAACGGCCTGTAAACGTCTGGGTGGTGGAGGCGCCGGTAGACGGACTCGGCGGCCGCGGACCTGTGTCCGTCGCCGCCGGTCGACGGTTCCGCGCCGTCTTCCAGCGCCCGGGCACCGTCCGAGGGCCGAGTGACCCTCAACTTGAGCCTGGAGTATTCGGCGTCGCCGGGGCGGCCGCGAGACTCCAGCCAAGCAGGACTCTCGGGCACGAACCACCGGACGAGCACGAACGACACGACGGTGAACACCGTGGTCAGGGCGGCTGTCTGCCGGTAGCTGAGCAGCGACCCGGCCAGGTACACGCACAGCACGCCGATGGCGGTGTAGACGACCGGCCGGGCGGCGGGCCGGGACGGGAAACACTCGGTGCTGT from Aphis gossypii isolate Hap1 chromosome 1, ASM2018417v2, whole genome shotgun sequence includes these protein-coding regions:
- the LOC126551156 gene encoding uncharacterized protein LOC126551156, whose product is MEENAPGPSTPVEPPAPVEVNVQKPLNNSSVTQGFIAVISLLPCVISGAILGFTGVSMWNLPLTYRNSTWFASLAALGAALGCLISHSMMNAFGPRGSVLLSHVVCAIGWLMTFSSWTTTNLLVGRTLTGVFVGIVTVAATAHSTECFPSRPAARPVVYTAIGVLCVYLAGSLLSYRQTAALTTVFTVVSFVLVRWFVPESPAWLESRGRPGDAEYSRLKLRVTRPSDGARALEDGAEPSTGGDGHRSAAAESVYRRLHHPDVYRPLMALGLHLALQQMSGPLVLVSYAAQLVDDSGVRVLNGHFIAAVLAAFLVAGALVSTAMNHRESSATLAAAGTLTAGVVIAVYNLARRLFLNRLGSQLLSFIPLLGLIVFSMSSSVGLVPHSPVPRYATGEHVALAFGYAVAFAVIKCYPYVHSAVGWWVFAVFAVASALNIVYGVLMFSEPEPSKQQRSATPSKRSSVGPAV